TAAGCTTACATGCTTCTTCAACGGTTTTTGCTGTCTTGACATGGAATTCTTCTGTTGTGTTCTGGAATATTGCCTTGTCTATGGTTATGTAGATTAGCGTGTTTTGGATGTTTTTGTGTCCTAGAAGCTCTTTAA
The Candidatus Bathyarchaeota archaeon DNA segment above includes these coding regions:
- a CDS encoding site-specific integrase, whose protein sequence is KELLGHKNIQNTLIYITIDKAIFQNTTEEFHVKTAKTVEEACKLIEVGFEYVCEINGVKIFRKRK